The Vigna angularis cultivar LongXiaoDou No.4 chromosome 9, ASM1680809v1, whole genome shotgun sequence DNA window CAGGTGACTTGTGATGTgtgcttgttttcttttatctaCATCAATTAGTTTACTTTGATCCGTTTTGAATAAACTTGTAGTATGGactaatagaaaaagaaaataataggtGAAATGAAACAAATCATGtcttaagttaaaattaacatatgTACTTCAAGGTAGAGTTGGACACTTAGATGAGAGTTTAAAGAAAATTTGACCCTTCTTTCATCCCTGCCTATATCATAATTTCACTCAAATGATCAAACATTATGATCTACTATTTTAGACATCTTTTATTTACATGAATTCGAACCTGACAGGGAGGACTTAGAGAAACTGTTTGAAGGCATGCCAGCAGTCTTCACTGGAATGCTGGGAGGGGAAGAACTATCTCAAGCATATGCAAGTGGAGATGTGTTTGTTATGCCTTCGGAGTCAGAGACACTTGGCCTTGTTGTTTTGGAGGCGATGTCATCGGGGATCCCTGTGGTTGGAGCACGTGCTGGTGGCATCCCAGACATAATCCCTGAAGACCAAGATGGAAAAATTGGTTTCCTCTATACTCCAGGTGATCTAGAAGATTGTTTGAACAAACTGAAACCTCTTTTGGATGACAAAGACTTGAGAGAAACAATGGGAATAGCTGCACGTTTGGAGATGGAGAAGTATGATTGGAGGGCAGCCACTAGAAAGATTCGCAACGAAAATTATAATGCTGCCATTTGGTTCTGGAACAAGAAAAGGGCTCAATTATTGAGACCCTTTCAATGGTTAGCAAAACGGATTTTCCCATCATCTCCTGATGAGGAAGGAAACTCACAGGGCTGTTGATGCAGAGACAATGCTTCTTTCAAGCTTTGGATGGTTCCATAAATGAATGATTGAATTGCTTTGGCATTAAGTAAGCCTTGCATGGGATAGACGTGTGGTTGGTTGTGTAATGCATTCATTTGATTGATGTATATATGTGATCAAAATTATGGATTCTGCTTTGTAGAGTGGGTTAAATTCTGACTTTCATGCATATTCAGGTAATGGATAGTGTAAGATACATATGATGCAACTAGTTAAGGAAGAATCTATTCATCTTTTAGAGCACAAACAAGCAACAACATATagtgattaaataaaataaaaaaagtagacTTATTACGAAGATCTAAGATGCATGTTAAAAAAGTGATAAGACATGCAACTGTGTCAAAGTGTAGTTTTCGTTACTTGAAACTGAACTTTTATTGTTTCCTATGCTAAGACAAATGAGTCTTTTAGGTGTGTTGACTTTGGAAGAATGATTTAGGAGAGAGTGAGTGGATGAATTTGAAGGAGTTTAAGAgtgaattaattgttatttatttgtatggaTTTAGAGAtgaatgagagtgaatttgaaagtaaagtatgaaagaattagtgtaggatttgaccgatgtgacaaataaaaaaagggttaaatatgattttagttctTTAACTATCAaacgattttatttttcatccctctttcaaattttggtacattttgatcattctccttaaggaaactataattttttgtcTCGGTGTCAAAAAAATCAACTGAGGTGGCTAACAGTGGTGTGCCGTTGTAAACTTCGAAACTTTCcctctctccacatcatcaacaATGCCAAGGAAAATCCCGAAGCGACAATTACGGTGACGGAAATAACGACGCACCCAGCGGTGGTGTGGCGAAACATACAGATTCGAGAGTGGCACCTGCAGAGGTCTCGCTGGATGTCGCCCTTCAAGTGGGACAAGCTGTCGCAGAGCTGATGAAGGTGGGAGAGCACGAAGGGGTTCTCCTGGCGGTCAAATTGGAGGAAGAGGTCGTAGGCGTGGTCGCACTGGGCCTGGGAGAGCGGCGACCCATCGGCGGGGAGGACGGAGAGGAGGCGGGAGAGTGGCGCGTATAGGTCGCGCGCGCGGAGGATGGTGAGGAGGAGGTGGAGACAGAAGTCAGAGGTGGTTTCATTGTGGTCGAAGTAGGTGGAGACGAGACACGTGAGGTTGTTGATAGGTTTGGACTTGGCGAGGGCTTCACGAACGTTGTTGGAGTCAGGTTGGAGGACCTGATATAGGACATAGCGATGGTGTGAGTATAATTGTCTTGGATGGTATTGAAAGATGCCACAAAATGCAAAAGATGCTTCCAGTTGCACAAAGCATAATTGTAAGAAACGGAATCAACAACAACATATCCTAAGATTTCTATAAACTGGTTTTCTTGATTTCTGTAAACAAGTTTTCTATATAGATGGCCTAGACCAAGTATGTAGCGATCAATCATTCCAGCAGAATTACAAGCAGGTCCAAGATCGCCTCTCATTGAACAATTGACCTGATATTGGGTTGAGAACATTGTAAGCATAACTACATATTTTGAATTCCACCACTAGTATACTCTTATACAATAAGAATTTTAAACAAGAATAAGCAGGTGAGATTTTTGAGAATTAATAAGCACAGGACAGTTATCTAACCAGTAAAATTTGATAAGAATTCatgaaatcaaattcaaaacaaaaaaaatgaagcaAATAGAAGATATGAAAGTGAGAAATGAAGGGTGCTGAGTCTACTCTCACCGTGTAAATATCACCACCACTAATAGGAGGCAACAAAGAGGTCGAGGCTGATACATCAAACTCCCAATCTGGAACATATAGACCATACAGTAATCCTGAGTAAAGTGCCAGCAATATTACTACAACAAAcatgcaataaaaatatttgtacaaAGATGAGAAAATGAGTACGAATACACTGGATGTACTAGATAAATATAACTTGGCAACTTCATGATATGTGAAATGGACTAATCGTGCCATTTAACTTTATTCAATTTTCTACTAAAATCTATGGGTTGAGACTTTTAAATTTGGAAAGTGCCCGGTtgttaaattttacttttaaatatcaTATTGCAGCAGTGGGTGCCTACAATTATACTTATCAAGGATGGTTTTGATTTAGAGACGATCTTGATTAACAGGGAAATCAGATTGGAGGGGACCTGCACGGCTCGGAGGAATTCGGTCGACACGTTTAGGCTTGTGGTGGAAGCATCTTCATCTTCAtgatcatcttcttcttcttcttcttcttcttctgacTTGGAGTTCCCTATGAAACAAGGCGAAGATTCGGTGAGACATTTTGACAAACAGGTTTGGGTTAGAGTAACGAGGCTCTGGTTCTAGTTTTACCTTGAGAATTATTGGAATTTGAATTGGAAGGTGTGCGAATAGAAGCATTGGTGTTGGGAGTGGAGGGTCTTCCaacatttctaattttaaatagtttgttAAAAGTTTGTATTGTTCAGGGAGCACCTTTCATACAAGAAACTATGCCTGTATGTCATTGTAGTGTGTATAATTCgcaaagagagagagagagagggtaGTGACAGTTTTTAGTTTGGACTGTTCAATGGTGTTTGAGACTTCTTTCGAATAGATTGCAAAACCTTGAGTTCAGAGTCCGCGGGTCCGTGGGTTAAGGACTATGTTTCTTATGAGATGCCGGCGTAGCAGTATCTTTTCTGGTGGGAGGAGGAAAGTTGAGGTTTGGTGGTAGAGGGACGAAGGAAGGTGACGGAGGGAGAGGGACGGAGAAAAGCCGAGAAAGATtgactcagaaaaaaaaaatgacatggcACATCACTGTTGGCCATCTTAGCTAGTTTTTAACGCCGTTGGTTTTGaaggacgaaaaattatggtttccttaaggaggaGGATAAAAATGtaccaaaatttgaaagatgaactaaaaacaaaatcgttcaaaagtttagggactaaaaacataaacccaaaaaaaaattgtgtaattggtaaaaattgaagattatcaaaatgcttaaagaaatataaaatgataattaatgttttatttaattataaaattttttataaagaaaaaattaaaattaattattgaaactaattttaaaatttttaaaaattatagattatCAAAATATCCTTAATATccttattataaaagtaatataaaatgataattgtttatttatatataattgtaaaaatatttataaggagaaagaaaataaaaattaatttttaaaattaaaaaaatgatatttaagtaaagttaaataattaattttaaaatataatattttatgaatatataatttactaataaatgatctgatttttttgttattaaaacgAAATTGAATATTgatgataaaacaaataattaacctaaattataaaattaatgatataatTAGCATTGTTTAAACTGGTGgtatttattattcaattattacGTTTCAGCCACAAAGTTAATTACTCTTTCAACAAGTGAAAATAGATggttaataatataaatgatagATAAACATATACCTAATTCCTAAAGCTAACAAAGGCATGTTGAAAATTATGCACTACAAAAATGAACATTGAAGATTAACTTCTCTAAATTTTACTCAAATTATTGAACTTCATCCAACACAACCGCTAAATGATAATTACTTGGCACATGGTTTGTATTTTTCAGGATAATTAATAGTAGGGCTGGGCAAAAGTAATTATACTATACTGAATTACAGTTAACTGtgttatattatacttaaaataaactaatctatttttactaaaaagtaaataacttatttttggTTCAGTTTAAATAAACTGAACCTATTATACTTTTAGTACAGTTAACTGGTTTGAACTGTGTGAACTGGTGTGAactctgtttttatttcttttaagtcTTTTGAGTCCTCATTTCCACTTTCTCTCAGCGAGCGAAAACCCTACGCACTTCAAGACCTCCTCCTCCAACGAAAACCCTACACAATTCAAACCTTCTGCACAGTGTACTAGCGTGACCGGTTTCGATTGGGAAGTGCCCTGCATAGTGTACCGGCGTGGCGTTGAGCATAGCAGCAGTGTTGCTTGGTGCTTGTAATCCCAAGACTAGGGCTAGGATCATTGCTTTCGTTGGTGGTCCCTGCACTGAAAGACCTGATTCGGTAAATGAATTTGTTCTTCGCTACTTTCAAATGGAGTCATTGGTGATAATAGATTTTATTACAAATGGGTCgaatgaatttatgtttttgcGGGGGATTATGAAGTCGgttcattttcatcttcttctgttTGATGGacattattgttttgaaatttgaatcaATAGGTTGGAGTAGCAGAAATCAAAAGTTGCAGTTGAATCAATAGGTTGAATCCTTGTTGTCTTGTTTGAAATTTTTGGTCATTCGGTCTTCAAGGACTCTTTTAAGCGTGTCTGAAATCATCAATTAACTCCTTGGTTTTTGGGTTGTGTTTACAAATATAATGAATGGTTTTGTTTGATCTC harbors:
- the LOC108346694 gene encoding UPF0496 protein At3g19330; its protein translation is MARLVHFTYHEVAKLYLSSTSSVFVLIFSSLYKYFYCMFVVVILLALYSGLLYGLYVPDWEFDVSASTSLLPPISGGDIYTVLQPDSNNVREALAKSKPINNLTCLVSTYFDHNETTSDFCLHLLLTILRARDLYAPLSRLLSVLPADGSPLSQAQCDHAYDLFLQFDRQENPFVLSHLHQLCDSLSHLKGDIQRDLCRCHSRICMFRHTTAGCVVISVTVIVASGFSLALLMMWREGKFRSLQRHTTVSHLS